The Entelurus aequoreus isolate RoL-2023_Sb linkage group LG04, RoL_Eaeq_v1.1, whole genome shotgun sequence nucleotide sequence ggacatgactgggatggtagaaggtggggattgaaccagtaaccctcagattgctgcacggccactctcccaacttcgcccaCGCCGTCCCCACCTGGAGCTTACCCCCCTCCACACTGCACGGGGATCAGACCAGGGTTTGTCAATTGAGAGTTGAGAGTGCTCGTCCATTCATTGTCCCGCACTCACTTCGTGTGAATGCATGATTTACAATCTAGCATTATTATTACTAACTCAGAGGCAATACAGCAGCAGCAGAATCAGCTCAAGCTACTTGTCTGCTGATTCAAGTAATGGGCAGACTGTTATTCTGTATTAGGCTCATAAGAATAACACTGTTGCTATAACTTGTCTTCATGNNNNNNNNNNNNNNNNNNNNtttcaatgaagataactttaaactagtcttaactttaaagaaatacactctatacattgctaatgtggtaaatgactattctagctgcaaatgtctggtttttggtgcaatatctacataggtgtatagaggcccatttccagcaactatcactccagtgttctaatggtacaatgtgtttggtcATTCGCTCagcaggctaattgatgattagaaaacccttgtgcaatcatgttcacacatctgaaaacagtttagctcgttacaaaagctacaaaactgaccttcctttgagcagattgagtttttggagcatcacatttgtggggtcaattaaacgctcaaaatggccagaaaaagacaactttcatctgaaactctacagtctattcttgttcttagaaatgaaggctattccacaaaattgtttgggtgaccccaaacttttgaacggtagtgtatattagggctgcagaaATGGATTATTATAATATAGCAGGGGTTTGTActtgtaatataaaaataaaacatttgaatatTTTGGAGATCGAAATGTACGTCAtcgtttgtattttgtattttttttagtggTCAATCCCTGCTAAGCTGGCAATGGACAGATCAAAAAAGAGCAACATTTGTGATGACAATTGAACATTTAATGCTTCATGGACAGACTCATTTGCTTTCACTGTTGACAAGGTGTGTTCTTAATATGTGGGGAGAAAATGGCAAACAACAAAAAATCAAATGTTGAAAGACATTTCCAGAACAAACACAGCATTCGTAGAAAGATACGACCCAAAAAAAAGAGCAGTTTCGTAACTGCTGCGGAAAGCTGATCAGAGCAAAAATACTGGGTTTTCTGTAAAACTGGTGTTATCGTCGTTTTAGGGATCAAACACCTCTAGGTGGGTTTTATTTGGTGGGAAATGGCCTAAAATGGCTCTTTGCATGCTGAAGGTTGGAGACCCCTGTAATAGAGTAATCTATTGATTGTTTTGTTCATTTAATCGAGTAACACACTTTATAGCTTAAATGcagattttagggaaaatagtaaaACAATTTTTTCACTTGCAATAaacttaaaaaatttttttataagtatacatcatcaacattgaaattgcacttttaacatgtgtgcattatcaAAAGATAGAAAAAAATCTCTGCTGTTCTCTGCCACAGAGATCACAGCACCCACGCGCCACCTCTCTCATGTGTGCTCGATTGCAGCGGCCGTGCGGAAACTATGTCCGCCTATTTAAGGTTTTGTGCACTCTATGCGGTCtggattttttcattttttattcattacactcattaaacgattaatcgaagcaacagaatataaatcaaagctttttgacaaataaattaaccgattaatcgttgCACCCCTATTTATAGACATATTTATAAAGACAAATGACGTATCATGTATTTaactaaataatgtaataataaatacaaaacagaACAGGACAAGTGCACTAAATTTAAAATCAAAACAGGTGAAAGTGCAACTAAAAAAATAACTATATTCGACACACACTCGAGTGCTAAGTTTGTTTTccttttaaaaatgtcataaggTTAGTTCTTCGATGTCATCATCAAACGAAGGTATGGCGACCACAGTTGGCCGGCTTTCTACAATGTGACGGGTGTTCGAGGAGGCCAACGGCGGCGCTGACGTGCTGAAGTTCATGCGTCCCACGCGTGTACCCGAACGTACGCTGTTGCTGCTCACGTCATGGACGTCCGTTCTGATAGCGTCACCAGAAGGTGTCGCCAGAGAGCCGAACAGCTGCTGCATGAGAATGGACTTTTTGTTCTTTGAGAGGCCATCATTCTCTTGCTTTTTGTCAACTTCTGCCCCACGGAGGCTAAAAACACCAATCGCTTGTAAAGCAGAGTCCCCGCCCTCTTTGATAAGAGGCGCAGGGACACTTCGGGTATTCCCGAAAGAAGGCACATAGCTCCCGAAAATTAAGTCCTCATCGGATTTTTGGGATCGCAAGCTTCGTCTACGTCCGACTTCCCTGTTTCCATCTCCAGCGATCAAACTTGCATCCTCCACACCATAGGAGGGACACTCAGATGGAGCCGCATTAAACTCAAAGGTGTCGCTGAAGATGGGTTTCCGCACCCCCTCATTTTGAAGATCGATTTCCCGCATTTTCGCCAGCAGTTGGTCCTTTCTGCGACGTGCCTCGACCGCCTCATGGTTCCACCTGTCTACTTCCTCTTGGACATTGCCGCTcttcctgctgctgctgctgctgctactgctCCTATCCCTCAAATCTACCAAGAAGCTGGCTCTTGTTTTGTCCTCGTCCTCCTTGTCTCCTATCTCCCACCCTGTTGGTCGTTGTTCTTCTTTCGGCTCCTGCTCTTTCGTGCCTCTTACGTCTTCTGTCTTTTGATGCTGCTGCGCCCTGTTTGGACGTTTGTCCGCCTCTGCTGGTTCATCTGCCTTGTCCATTTGCTGGTGACATCAAACGGGACAAAAGACATGCTTGAAGTTTGACAGCAAAATTTCTATAAAATTTGCCTAAATACGATTTTTTGGTCTCACATCCAATCTGGTTTTGAGTCCCGAttcgatactttgacaatagatcatacaaatgtaaatgtttaatAGCATATAACATAAGTAAACACAAAAACATTGTTATAAAGCTTATCTTCTTACATTTTGAACGTGcttgtattgttgtaaatcatATTATTGGCTATatactattggctcccatttaactcatttgggttttgccctcgaatacttcctgtatccagagatatactccctgagtttgtaaaaataataaacataaccaaaagttattttgtaataataagaaaaagaaaaacatcaaTGTAATCAATTTAGTATtgctatatactgatactatattaGGTATTGATAGTAACATCTAAATCGATCGTCCCAATTTACAAAAGCGCTACattaatctaatccattattattattattattatcatcatcatccatccattttctaccgcttgtcccgtttggggtcgcgggtggtgctggagcctactattattattattattacattgaagctttagcgtTTAGGTTGTGTCGacctgctcggtgtgtgtgtgtatcatgcTTATTTTCCTCTAGTCTTCCAGTATTAATCGTACTTGGAAAAGACTTGGGCCCTGATTTACTAAAACTTTGCGTGTACTAaggcatgtgcaaacttgatctactaaacgtgtgtaaATAGGATTGCgtgtgttaagtgagcagaacaaGGCGTGCATTCCATTTTGTGTCTCTTGTCTTCAttgatatgcaaaatatatgctgatcatcaaaactccCACAATTCTGGGAGGAAAAGatacaaatataatcatttagcacgcgcaatgtgTTTTATCTACattcatcaccgttttgcgagccCTCTTTTGTGTTTTATATAGCACGTGTCGGAAGGATGTGCAAAGTGACCACActcggctgcaggatcagtgctcgctGCATAGACAGACAATCGACGGACTGACAAGAATCCTTCGTCCTACGGTACatttgtcaacattttggacggtgaCAAATAAAGAATATTAGACATACCATTTATTCAGTaacataattttataatttttacaGCTGTTGGAGGACTTAAGgaactgattaaaacaaattgaaTTGATGCGTTTTAGTGTCCTTTGGTATTTTTTGATGGCGTTTTTTCTTCTTCACATACAATATatgttattaaaatatttattttatgaaaaagctttaaatatgcattttttttaaatcttgagtGGAGTAATGTACAGCCTCTCACCAATTAGGGTATGTTAAGCTGTAAAAAAAGATGGTTTCATTGTTGATGCACTGCATGACTGCTTCTAaattgtctgctgcatgtttgaaaacaaagcaaaacaccacatgtaggagcatgataacatgaatgtgcagtaaaggagagtgtctctgtggtgatgccccgtatagtacacagaaatttttaatttaaacaacacgacttttcaattgcacacgcggTGTTCGTAGATCACACATAACACGACCACTATTAGTACACGTTATTTCAtaaattgcacacgctgtttaccacgtggtgtttggatcttagtaaatcaggcccttgcaGACGTGGCTTGTAAATTACATGTTTGTTCTAGCTTGCTGTTAAACTCGACCAGGTGTCCCCCTGAGCGTGCATTCCCTTTGAAGTAATCTTTCACAAGTACAATCTTAAGCACTGGCACACAGCAGCGGTAATGATCAGCTGTGCTTGGCAGCTCATCAGCCGATAAGTTAAAGAAGGCAAATATCGGCCTGATATGATTCTTTACCTTCAGTGATAGATATCCGTCTGGTGCCGGATCACTGCTGACAGAGGGAGGAGGCGAGGGGAAATCCGGGCTGCTCGTTCGGTCTTGGGTCTGCAACGCCTTGGCATGGGTCCTGCTGGGGACTTGTTAGACAAGACAAAATCACTTTTCAAGCACTCAATTCAAATAAGACATGTATGCACATGTTCATGCACAATTTACTTTGTATTACTTCTCTTAAAACAGTTAAGTTAAGCCGTTAAATAGTAGTCgccacattaaaaataaaaacatttcaatcACCCACAGGCCAACTGGCGCTCGCTTAACTTCTGGCTAGCTTATTGAAGGAAGTCTAAATGACtcaactagatgaataaatgaggcTTACGCTTTGATTTATTGTCACATTCAGTGACTTTCCGCAATGGGAGTTTCCCCATGCGATGAGCATAAATGTTCTTCATCTCTAACTCCCTTTCTTTTTCCTGCAAAACCAAAGAAAAAGTTAGGATGGCTTGCATTTTTTATGAcgtatgatactgtatatttgcaCAGTTATGCACCCGGAGTTTGTTGGTGAGTTGGTCGAGCTCCTTCTGCAGAGTCTTGATCTCCTCCTGAGCCACGAGCATTTTCTTCCTCTCTGCAGCTAACTGTCTCTGGTAACTGCTGCTGCTCAGCTCCATGTTCCTCTCCAGCTCCTTCCACACAAGCAGGATCGAAATGTGGGACATTACTAAACACACACTTCAAATCAATTTGGAGTGTAAATATGAATTAATACCTTCATCCTGAGTTCAACCTCTTGCGTGCGAGCCCTCTCCTGCTCCAGCTTGAAGGTCAGCTCCTCGCGGGCTCCCAATTCTCGCTGCTCGACCAGCTTATTCATGCGGCCAATGGTCACCTGACTCCTCCTCAGCTGCTCCTCTTTCTCCTTCAGCCGACGCTCTGCAACGCGCTCTCGCTCCTGAGTGCGCCGGAGCCGCTCGCGCAGCACGTGGGTCTCGTTGGCGTGGCATGACAGCATCTTGGAGATTTTGCTCTCTGCGTCCGTGTAGTTCTGCAGGGCTTTCTCTTGACGCAACTGAAGCTGTGGCAGGATGGATGAAAGAAACATTAGAAATGATTTCCTTTAAACATTGTTATCATTCAGAACCTGACCGTACCTGCTTGAGAATACGGTTTTCCTTCTGCAGCTCCACAATGCGCAGCTGCAGCTCACCGTGAGCGTTGCGCAGTTCGTTGATCTTTAGCAGACGGCCCGAAAGCATTTGCTTGGTCAGAGGGTCCAGGTCTTTCGGAGGAAGGGACTCTTTGCTGCGCGAACGCACTCCGCGGTAGCGTCCACCCGGACGCGGTGGGCGAACCCGGACACGTTGCTGCATACCTTTTATATAAAAACATAAGACACTTTCTTGTTGAATACCATGAGGAGGTGTCTTCTAACCTTTCACTGGGAATGTATGTAGTAATATTTCTGCCCATCACAGTGAATAGAACCTCTAAATGTGTCAGCTTGTTTAAGACAAACATACTACTTCAaatctgtattaaaaaaaaaaaaattgcgttgCTGCTTGTTCTTTGGCTTTTAAAGAGGAAATGTGTGAAGAAAACCATAGAACCAGACACACTTATGACAATATAGCAAATATATAGCAATAAAAGAAGGTGCAACAATTAGTTGACGTTGTCAAACatggattttaaaaaatgacatcAATGTTCATCACTTGTTTTTTTCTCAGTGGGAACAAAAATGCGCCAGACAGCTTGACAAAACATTGTGAGAGAAAACTGACAGTAAAGGAACATTTCTCCTGAACATCTCAAAGACACAAATAACTTGCTCAATTGGCAAAGCAGACCTAGCTTTTCATGGCAGTACGTCTGTGATGCGGGTGAATTTAAAGCGGAGGCATGTTGGACATCTAAAGGATGGGTTCTCTGACTATCCTCTGTAAAATATAGTTAGCTGGCTTGCTAACAGGGAGAGACAGAGTTGCATGACAAATAACTTTAACTATAGACTTTCTAAACACACCACATTTACAAAATTCACTTTTCTTTTTAAGGAAGCTAGATAGCTAGTCGACTATCAAAATTGTCGTTATTTGCAGCCCTAACGTACAAATTAATCTATGTCATGGTTGCTCAGTAGAATATGGTTAACAGTGGTTAACTTCCTTTAACTTGTATGGCAGCTAGGAACACTACAATTTTAACAGGCTGTAGAGTAAAAAAAGGTTTTGTGGTGGTGAGTTTGACCCTGCAACAGGTTATTTATATTTTAGCATGTATGTGCTTGACCCACCTGTATTGTAAGGGGAACTGCTAGAAATCCGGTTTCCCCGTACCCCTACAGGCGGGGTGGGGGACAGTGTCTGATCCCGCGTATACGGTGAGAGCGAGCGCTCTGACAGTGAGTCGTTGTCGTCCGAGTAGTAGGGGCCCTTACTCTGTTGCCCCCCGTCTCCATCCGACATGTGGTCACGGTCCGGATCCGAAGTGTTGATCTCATTCTTCGAAATATCTTTTTCATCCTGGATCCTGTTCCGGAAGTTCTTGTTGTGTTTCTGTTTCTTAGTGGAGGATGCGTGACTTTCCTTGTGCACACTCCTCACAGACCGTCGGCTCTGATTGTCAAACCAATCGTCCACGATTGGTTCCGATTTAGACTCCATTCTTTCTTTATGATGAGAAGGAGCACTGCAACAGAACAAAACTTGAATTTTTGAATTATGCACACAGGTTAGACTGCACTTCATTCACCAGCCTGACATTAAAGTCCATTGATTAACTGGACTCAACATTGGCACGAATACTAGGCAACGGACTTCCTTATTGTGCAACCTTGTTAGGTTACTAGGCAACAACTCAATGAGGTAGAAGTTTCCACCAGGCTTAATAATAACAGACGTCCTGCACAAGATGCATTGCAGGCATGTTAATCAACACCAAATAAATATTGCATAAAACTGAtgattcataaataaataaatgataaatgggttgtacttgtatagcgcttttctaccttcaaggtactcaaagcgctttgacagtatttccacatttacccattcacacacacattcacacactgatggcgggagctgccatgcaaggcgctaccagcagccatcagaggcaaagagtgaagtgtcttgcccaaggacacaacggacgtgactaggaaggtagaaggtgggaattgaaccccagtaaccagcaacactccgattgctggcacagccactctaccaacttcgcccatAACACTAATGTTAATAGCACCTTAAGGTCATGCTGTCATC carries:
- the LOC133648510 gene encoding lebercilin-like; this encodes MESKSEPIVDDWFDNQSRRSVRSVHKESHASSTKKQKHNKNFRNRIQDEKDISKNEINTSDPDRDHMSDGDGGQQSKGPYYSDDNDSLSERSLSPYTRDQTLSPTPPVGVRGNRISSSSPYNTGMQQRVRVRPPRPGGRYRGVRSRSKESLPPKDLDPLTKQMLSGRLLKINELRNAHGELQLRIVELQKENRILKQLQLRQEKALQNYTDAESKISKMLSCHANETHVLRERLRRTQERERVAERRLKEKEEQLRRSQVTIGRMNKLVEQRELGAREELTFKLEQERARTQEVELRMKELERNMELSSSSYQRQLAAERKKMLVAQEEIKTLQKELDQLTNKLREKERELEMKNIYAHRMGKLPLRKVTECDNKSKLPSRTHAKALQTQDRTSSPDFPSPPPSVSSDPAPDGYLSLKQMDKADEPAEADKRPNRAQQHQKTEDVRGTKEQEPKEEQRPTGWEIGDKEDEDKTRASFLVDLRDRSSSSSSSSRKSGNVQEEVDRWNHEAVEARRRKDQLLAKMREIDLQNEGVRKPIFSDTFEFNAAPSECPSYGVEDASLIAGDGNREVGRRRSLRSQKSDEDLIFGSYVPSFGNTRSVPAPLIKEGGDSALQAIGVFSLRGAEVDKKQENDGLSKNKKSILMQQLFGSLATPSGDAIRTDVHDVSSNSVRSGTRVGRMNFSTSAPPLASSNTRHIVESRPTVVAIPSFDDDIEELTL